In a genomic window of Phacochoerus africanus isolate WHEZ1 chromosome 6, ROS_Pafr_v1, whole genome shotgun sequence:
- the LOC125128845 gene encoding C-reactive protein isoform X2 has product MEKLSLCLLVIISLSNAFAQTDMVGKAFVFPKESENSFVSLTARLTKPLTAFTVCLRVYTDLSGTFSPNVLNWRALRYEMSGEVYVKPQLWP; this is encoded by the exons ATGGAGAAGCTGTCACTGTGTCTCCTGGTCATCATTAGCCTCTCTAATGCTTTTGCCCAGACAG ATATGGTCGGAAAGGCCTTTGTCTTCCCCAAAGAGTCGGAGAACTCCTTTGTGAGTCTGACTGCAAGGCTCACTAAACCACTCACGGCCTTTACTGTGTGCCTGCGTGTCTATACCGACCTGA GTGGGACCTTCAGTCCTAATGTCCTTAACTGGCGGGCGCTGAGGTATGAAATGAGTGGCGAGGTGTATGTCAAGCCCCAGCTGTGGCCCTGA
- the LOC125128845 gene encoding C-reactive protein isoform X1, whose amino-acid sequence MEKLSLCLLVIISLSNAFAQTDMVGKAFVFPKESENSFVSLTARLTKPLTAFTVCLRVYTDLNRDYSLFSYATKTQYNEILLFRGKTAVYSISVGGADVVFKPHQSSEPMHFCMTWESTSGITELWVDGKPMVRRSLKRGYSLGTQASIILGQEQDAFAGGFEKNQCLVGDIGDVNMWDYVLSPEEISTIYAGGTFSPNVLNWRALRYEMSGEVYVKPQLWP is encoded by the exons ATGGAGAAGCTGTCACTGTGTCTCCTGGTCATCATTAGCCTCTCTAATGCTTTTGCCCAGACAG ATATGGTCGGAAAGGCCTTTGTCTTCCCCAAAGAGTCGGAGAACTCCTTTGTGAGTCTGACTGCAAGGCTCACTAAACCACTCACGGCCTTTACTGTGTGCCTGCGTGTCTATACCGACCTGAACCGTGACTATAGCCTCTTCTCTTACGCCACAAAGACCCAGTATAACGAGATCCTCCTCTTCAGAGGAAAGACTGCTGTGTACAGTATATCCGTGGGTGGTGCCGATGTCGTTTTCAAGCCTCATCAGAGTTCCGAACCCATGCACTTCTGTATGACGTGGGAGTCCACCTCAGGGATTACAGAGCTCTGGGTGGACGGGAAGCCCATGGTGAGGAGAAGTCTGAAGAGGGGCTACTCTCTGGGGACACAGGCAAGCATCATCCTGGGGCAGGAGCAAGATGCATTTGCTGGGGGCTTTGAGAAGAACCAGTGTTTGGTGGGGGACATTGGAGATGTGAACATGTGGGACTATGTGTTGTCACCGGAGGAGATTAGCACCATCTATGCTGGTGGGACCTTCAGTCCTAATGTCCTTAACTGGCGGGCGCTGAGGTATGAAATGAGTGGCGAGGTGTATGTCAAGCCCCAGCTGTGGCCCTGA